From the genome of Bos taurus isolate L1 Dominette 01449 registration number 42190680 breed Hereford chromosome 2, ARS-UCD2.0, whole genome shotgun sequence, one region includes:
- the GPR17 gene encoding uracil nucleotide/cysteinyl leukotriene receptor has translation MNGLEVASPGLLANSSLAPMEQCGQETPLENVLFASFYLLDFILAFVGNALALWLFIRDHKSGTPANVFLMHLAVADLSCVLVLPTRLVYHFSGSHWPFGEIPCRLTGFLFYLNMYASIYFLTCISADRFLAIVHPVKSLKLRRPLHAHLACAFLWVVVAVAMAPLLVSPQTVRTNNTVVCLQLYREKASQHALASLAVAFTFPFVTTVTCYLLIIRSLRQGPRVERRLKNKAVRMIAAVLAIFLICFVPYHVHRSVYVLRYRGHRTSCAAQRALALGNRITSCLTSLNGALDPVMYFFVAEKFRDALCSLLCGKRLPGPPPSADGRTNESSLSARSEL, from the coding sequence ATGAATGGCCTCGAGGTGGCCTCCCCAGGGCTACTGGCCAACTCCTCCCTGGCCCCTATGGAGCAATGCGGCCAAGAGACGCCCCTGGAGAACGTCCTCTTCGCCTCTTTCTACCTCTTGGATTTCATCCTCGCTTTTGTGGGCAACGCCCTGGCCCTGTGGCTCTTCATCCGGGATCACAAGTCCGGCACCCCGGCCAACGTGTTCCTGATGCACCTGGCCGTGGCCGACCTGTCCTGCGTGCTGGTCCTCCCCACCCGCCTGGTCTACCACTTCTCAGGGAGTCACTGGCCGTTCGGGGAGATCCCATGCCGGCTCACGGGTTTCCTCTTCTACCTCAACATGTATGCCAGCATTTACTTCCTCACCTGCATCAGCGCCGACCGCTTCCTGGCCATAGTGCACCCCGTCAAGTCCCTCAAGCTCCGCAGGCCGCTCCACGCCCACCTGGCCTGCGCCTTCCTCTGGGTGGTGGTGGCCGTGGCCATGGCCCCGCTGCTGGTGAGCCCGCAGACCGTGCGGACCAACAACACGGTGGTCTGCCTGCAGCTGTACAGGGAAAAGGCCTCCCAGCATGCCCTGGCGTCCCTGGCTGTGGCCTTCACCTTCCCGTTCGTCACCACCGTCACCTGCTACCTGCTGATCATCCGCAGCCTGCGGCAGGGCCCACGCGTGGAGCGGCGCCTCAAAAACAAGGCGGTGCGCATGATCGCGGCGGTGCTGGCCATCTTCCTGATCTGCTTCGTGCCGTATCACGTCCACCGCTCCGTCTACGTGCTGCGCTACCGCGGCCACCGCACCTCGTGCGCCGCCCAGCGCGCGCTGGCGCTCGGCAACCGCATCACCTCCTGCCTCACCAGCCTCAACGGCGCGCTCGACCCCGTCATGTACTTCTTCGTGGCCGAGAAGTTCCGAGATGCCCTGTGCAGCCTGTTGTGTGGCAAGCGGCTCCCAGGGCCGCCGCCCAGTGCCGACGGGAGGACCAACGAGAGCTCGCTGAGCGCCAGGTCGGAGCTGTGA